One window of Mesorhizobium loti R88b genomic DNA carries:
- a CDS encoding EAL domain-containing protein, translated as MARQGKKSRNEEFWALALERAHLGVWDWDIANGSCFYSPTWWRMLGYEEGELADTADLWLQLTHPDDRERALASGDAHIAGLTPSIETEIRLKHKQGHWVWVLDRGGVVERDALGKPVRLMGVQTDISKQKAAEAALEQVNVRFRLALAASGTGIWHYDMATNKSYWDARTRDIFGLVADTDEVTGDLWHSFLHPDDKEATERAHQPSPGSDAVTASQYRIIKRDGEIRHVESLVRFVAAAGTAGQVLGTVRDITEDKLREQELAFAARHDALTGLWNRSAFDRLLADHIATGVPLAVFYVDLDYFKALNDFAGHAAGDLALKSVAAGIGRCLPPSAHAARLGGDEFALLVPHCDAAQAERLASAILAAVRGADLGLAATSRRLAASIGIAMVHDHTTTVADALACADDACYAAKAAGRDRFAVFSAEANSGGLNAARLAADTVDAMEDGRLKLFGQEIHRLGRPWDESRHVEVLARLVGRGGRLIPPGEFIPAAERFGIAARLDRWIIRTALSLHGAAMKSGAITLGFNLSAQTLSDPALWDFVDSIIEETGAPHSGIGFEITETAAVTNFDAAETFVRKARERRCRVSLDDFGAGMSSFEYLRRFPVDAIKIDGSFIEHITESRFDREIVLAITSIGRSLGCDVVGEKIERQDTLGMLSDMGVAFGQGFLLHRPEPLEQVVTRATIMAGAVRKAS; from the coding sequence ATGGCGCGTCAGGGCAAGAAAAGTCGCAATGAAGAGTTTTGGGCGCTGGCGCTTGAACGCGCTCATCTTGGCGTCTGGGACTGGGATATTGCAAACGGTAGCTGCTTCTATTCGCCGACATGGTGGCGCATGCTCGGCTATGAGGAGGGCGAGCTTGCCGATACGGCCGATCTCTGGCTGCAACTGACGCATCCCGACGACCGTGAGCGGGCGCTGGCCAGCGGCGACGCCCACATTGCCGGCTTGACCCCGTCGATCGAGACCGAAATCAGGCTGAAGCACAAGCAGGGCCACTGGGTCTGGGTGCTCGACCGCGGCGGCGTTGTCGAGCGCGACGCGCTGGGAAAGCCGGTCAGGCTGATGGGCGTGCAGACGGACATTTCGAAGCAGAAGGCAGCCGAAGCCGCGCTTGAACAGGTCAATGTGCGCTTCCGCCTGGCGCTCGCCGCCAGCGGCACCGGCATCTGGCACTATGACATGGCCACCAACAAGAGCTATTGGGACGCCCGTACCAGGGACATATTCGGCCTCGTTGCCGACACCGACGAGGTGACAGGCGACCTCTGGCACAGTTTTCTGCATCCCGACGACAAGGAAGCCACCGAGCGCGCCCACCAGCCGTCACCCGGCTCGGATGCGGTTACCGCCTCGCAATACCGCATCATCAAACGCGACGGCGAGATCCGCCATGTCGAATCGCTGGTGCGCTTCGTCGCCGCCGCCGGCACCGCGGGCCAGGTCCTCGGCACTGTGCGCGACATCACCGAGGACAAGCTGCGCGAACAGGAACTGGCCTTCGCTGCCCGCCACGACGCGCTGACCGGCCTGTGGAACCGCTCCGCCTTCGACAGGCTCCTTGCCGACCATATCGCAACGGGCGTGCCGTTGGCGGTGTTCTATGTCGATCTCGACTACTTCAAGGCGCTCAACGATTTCGCCGGCCATGCCGCCGGCGATCTGGCGCTGAAGAGCGTGGCGGCGGGCATTGGCCGCTGTCTGCCGCCATCGGCGCATGCGGCGCGGCTGGGCGGCGACGAGTTTGCCCTGCTGGTGCCGCATTGCGACGCGGCACAGGCCGAGCGGCTGGCCAGCGCCATCCTGGCGGCCGTGCGCGGGGCGGATCTCGGCCTAGCCGCGACCTCGCGGCGGCTCGCGGCAAGCATCGGTATCGCCATGGTGCATGACCATACCACCACGGTCGCCGACGCGTTGGCCTGCGCCGACGACGCCTGCTACGCGGCCAAGGCCGCCGGGCGCGACCGTTTCGCGGTGTTTTCGGCCGAGGCCAATTCCGGCGGGCTCAATGCGGCGCGGCTCGCCGCCGACACGGTCGACGCCATGGAGGACGGAAGGCTGAAACTGTTCGGCCAGGAGATCCACCGGCTGGGTCGGCCCTGGGACGAAAGCCGCCACGTCGAGGTGCTGGCGCGGCTTGTCGGGCGCGGCGGCCGGCTGATCCCGCCCGGCGAATTCATACCGGCAGCGGAGCGCTTCGGCATTGCAGCCCGGCTCGATCGCTGGATCATCCGCACCGCGCTCTCGCTGCACGGCGCGGCGATGAAGTCGGGTGCGATCACGCTCGGCTTCAACCTGTCGGCGCAGACGCTGAGCGATCCCGCTCTGTGGGACTTCGTCGACAGCATCATCGAGGAAACAGGGGCGCCGCATTCCGGCATCGGCTTCGAGATCACCGAAACCGCCGCCGTCACCAATTTCGACGCCGCCGAGACGTTCGTGCGCAAGGCGCGCGAGCGGCGCTGCCGGGTCAGCCTCGACGATTTCGGCGCCGGCATGAGCTCATTTGAATATCTCAGGCGCTTTCCGGTCGATGCCATCAAGATCGACGGTTCCTTCATCGAGCACATCACCGAAAGCCGCTTCGACCGCGAGATCGTGCTGGCCATCACAAGCATCGGCCGCAGCCTCGGCTGCGACGTGGTCGGCGAGAAGATCGAGCGTCAGGATACGCTTGGCATGCTCAGCGACATGGGCGTCGCCTTCGGCCAGGGGTTCCTGCTGCATCGGCCGGAACCGCTGGAGCAGGTTGTCACCCGCGCCACCATAATGGCTGGCGCGGTCCGCAAGGCATCGTAA